One genomic window of Pelecanus crispus isolate bPelCri1 chromosome 18, bPelCri1.pri, whole genome shotgun sequence includes the following:
- the LOC142595336 gene encoding feather keratin Cos1-1/Cos1-3/Cos2-1-like: MSCYSPCLPCQPCGPTPLANSCNEPCVRQCQNSTVVIEPSPVVVTLPGPILSSFPQNTVVGSSTSAAVGSILSSEGVPISSGGFGLSGITSRYCGRRCLPC, from the coding sequence atgtcctgctacagcccgtgcctgccctgccagccctgcggcccgaccccgctggccaacagctgcaacgagccctgtgtcaggcagtgccagaactccaccgtcgtcattgagccctctcctgtggtggtgaccctgcccggacccatcctcagctccttcccgcagaacacCGTTGTGGgatcctccacctctgctgctgtcggcagcatcctcagctctgagggagtgcccatctcctctgggggCTTTGGCCTCTCTGGCATTACCAGCCGctactgtggcagaaggtgcctcCCCTGTTAA